The Lactuca sativa cultivar Salinas chromosome 2, Lsat_Salinas_v11, whole genome shotgun sequence genome includes a window with the following:
- the LOC111903668 gene encoding F-box/kelch-repeat protein At3g23880 yields the protein MSDQIPFHIQEEIVKRLPVKSLVQFRSVCNEWKSFIDSSKFIAAHSVIQPQHLLLRYEDPVKKTENYVCFVDDDTFPQQRFVHTLPLSVKLLIGSTIVGSSYGLLCFRGHCGKRKDLWTKLETETVVLWNPSIRKTITIPMPNMFNKDHETDLGFGVCPVTIDPKIVEITQFHKISYNCEAKVYTVNSGKWRSLSSNVPSKQFRVF from the coding sequence ATGTCAGACCAAATTCCTTTCCATATCCAAGAGGAGATCGTGAAAAGGCTTCCTGTCAAATCACTAGTTCAGTTTAGATCTGTCTGCAACGAATGGAAGAGTTTCATCGACAGCTCTAAGTTTATTGCTGCTCACAGCGTTATTCAACCACAACATTTGCTTTTAAGGTACGAAGATCCGGTAAAAAAAACGGAAAATTATGTTTGTTTTGTGGATGATGACACTTTCCCTCAACAGAGGTTCGTTCATACCCTTCCCCTGTCCGTTAAACTCCTTATAGGCTCAACCATAGTCGGTAGTTCTTATGGACTATTATGCTTTCGTGGTCATTGTGGGAAACGCAAGGATCTCTGGACTAAATTGGAAACAGAGACTGTTGTTCTGTGGAATCCTTCGATTAGAAAGACAATTACTATTCCTATGCCTAACATGTTTAATAAGGACCATGAAACTGatcttggttttggggtttgCCCTGTTACTATTGACCCTAAGATCGTTGAGATCACGCAATTTCACAAAATAAGCTACAATTGTGAAGCTAAAGTTTACACTGTGAACTCAGGTAAATGGAGAAGTCTATCTAGCAATGTTCCGAGTAAACAGTTTCGTGTCTTCTGA